A region from the Arachis ipaensis cultivar K30076 chromosome B01, Araip1.1, whole genome shotgun sequence genome encodes:
- the LOC107633698 gene encoding calcium-dependent protein kinase 10 isoform X1 — MGNCNACVRGNDAVSDENNNKNPNGQGRKDKKTRPNPFAEEGLLRHSPAPIRVLKDVIPVGPHRTRITDKYVLGRELGRGEFGITYLCTDRETKQELACKSISKRKLRTAVDVEDVRREVAIMNALPDHPNVVKLKATYEDDENVHLVMELCAGGELFDRIVARGHYSERAAANVARTIAEVVRMCHVNGVMHRDLKPENFLFANKKENSVLKAIDFGLSVFFKPGERFTEIVGSPYYMAPEVLKRNYGPEVDVWSAGVILYILLCGVPPFWAETEQGVALAILRGVIDFKREPWPQISDSAKSLVRQMLEPDPKKRLTAEQVLEHSWLQNAKKASNVPLGDIVRTRLKQFSVMNRFKKRALRVIAEHLSVEEVEIIKDMFTLMDTDRDGKVTYEELKAGLKKVGSQLAEPEIRMLMEVADVDGNGVLDYGEFVAVTIHLQRMENDEHIRKAFTFFDKDGSGYIELDELEEALLDETGETDKDVLNDIMREVDTDKDGRISYDEFVAMMKTGTDWRKASRQYSRERFKSLSINLMKDGSLQLHDAVSGQAIVV; from the exons ATGGGCAACTGCAACGCATGCGTGCGAGGAAACGACGCCGTTTCTGACGAGAACAACAACAAAAACCCCAACGGTCAGGGCCGTAAGGACAAGAAAACCCGCCCGAACCCATTCGCTGAGGAAGGCCTACTACGGCACTCCCCAGCCCCGATCCGTGTGCTGAAAGACGTGATTCCGGTGGGGCCGCACCGGACCAGAATCACGGACAAGTATGTTTTGGGTCGTGAACTGGGCCGGGGCGAGTTCGGGATCACGTACCTTTGCACGGACCGGGAAACAAAGCAGGAGCTAGCCTGCAAGTCCATCTCGAAGCGGAAACTTCGCACCGCCGTGGACGTGGAAGACGTCCGGCGGGAGGTGGCGATCATGAACGCGCTTCCTGACCACCCGAACGTGGTGAAGTTGAAGGCGACTTACGAGGACGACGAGAACGTTCACCTTGTGATGGAGCTTTGTGCTGGCGGCGAGCTTTTTGATCGGATCGTGGCGAGAGGACACTACAGCGAGCGCGCGGCGGCGAACGTGGCAAGGACAATTGCAGAGGTGGTGAGGATGTGCCACGTCAACGGTGTCATGCATCGGGACCTGAAGCCGGAGAATTTCTTGTTTGCGAATAAGAAGGAGAACTCGGTTCTTAAGGCCATTGACTTTGGACTCTCCGTGTTCTTCAAGCCTG GAGAGAGGTTTACGGAGATCGTTGGGAGTCCGTACTATATGGCGCCGGAGGTATTGAAGAGGAACTATGGGCCCGAAGTGGATGTGTGGAGTGCTGGCGTCATTCTTTATATTTTGTTGTGTGGAGTTCCTCCGTTTTGGGCAG AGACCGAACAAGGGGTTGCATTAGCAATTTTGAGGGGAGTGATTGACTTCAAGAGGGAGCCATGGCCGCAGATATCAGATAGTGCTAAGAGCCTCGTGAGGCAGATGCTGGAGCCTGATCCTAAGAAGCGGTTGACAGCGGAGCAGGTTCTTG AACATTCCTGGCTACAGAATGCAAAGAAAGCTTCAAATGTTCCGTTAGGAGATATTGTGAGGACAAGGCTTAAGCAGTTCTCCGTGATGAACAGATTCAAAAAGAGAGCTCTTCGG GTGATTGCTGAACATTTATCTGTTGAAGAGGTAGAAATAATCAAAGATATGTTTACATTGATGGATACTGACAGAGATGGCAAAGTAACGTACGAGGAACTTAAGGCCGGGTTGAAGAAGGTTGGTTCGCAATTGGCTGAGCCAGAGATAAGGATGCTGATGGAAGTG GCTGATGTTGATGGGAATGGAGTACTGGACTATGGAGAGTTTGTAGCTGTGACGATTCACTTACAAAGAATGGAGAATGATGAGCATATCCGCAAAGCATTCACGTTTTTTGACAAAGATGGGAGTGGCTATATTGAGTTAGATGAGCTAGAGGAAGCATTGCTGGATGAGACTGGAGAAACTGATAAGGATGTATTGAATGACATCATGCGAGAAGTCGACACTGACAAG GATGGTCGAATCAGCTATGACGAATTTGTAGCCATGATGAAGACAGGAACTGACTGGAGAAAAGCATCAAGGCAGTATTCAAGGGAGAGATTCAAGAGCTTAAGCATAAATTTGATGAAGGATGGTTCGCTTCAGCTTCATGATGCGGTTAGTGGCCAAGCAATAGTGGTTTGA
- the LOC107633698 gene encoding calcium-dependent protein kinase 10 isoform X2: MGNCNACVRGNDAVSDENNNKNPNGQGRKDKKTRPNPFAEEGLLRHSPAPIRVLKDVIPVGPHRTRITDKYVLGRELGRGEFGITYLCTDRETKQELACKSISKRKLRTAVDVEDVRREVAIMNALPDHPNVVKLKATYEDDENVHLVMELCAGGELFDRIVARGHYSERAAANVARTIAEVVRMCHVNGVMHRDLKPENFLFANKKENSVLKAIDFGLSVFFKPGERFTEIVGSPYYMAPEVLKRNYGPEVDVWSAGVILYILLCGVPPFWAETEQGVALAILRGVIDFKREPWPQISDSAKSLVRQMLEPDPKKRLTAEQVLEHSWLQNAKKASNVPLGDIVRTRLKQFSVMNRFKKRALRVIAEHLSVEEVEIIKDMFTLMDTDRDGKVTYEELKAGLKKVGSQLAEPEIRMLMEVDTFISYQWLRLMLMGMEYWTMESL; this comes from the exons ATGGGCAACTGCAACGCATGCGTGCGAGGAAACGACGCCGTTTCTGACGAGAACAACAACAAAAACCCCAACGGTCAGGGCCGTAAGGACAAGAAAACCCGCCCGAACCCATTCGCTGAGGAAGGCCTACTACGGCACTCCCCAGCCCCGATCCGTGTGCTGAAAGACGTGATTCCGGTGGGGCCGCACCGGACCAGAATCACGGACAAGTATGTTTTGGGTCGTGAACTGGGCCGGGGCGAGTTCGGGATCACGTACCTTTGCACGGACCGGGAAACAAAGCAGGAGCTAGCCTGCAAGTCCATCTCGAAGCGGAAACTTCGCACCGCCGTGGACGTGGAAGACGTCCGGCGGGAGGTGGCGATCATGAACGCGCTTCCTGACCACCCGAACGTGGTGAAGTTGAAGGCGACTTACGAGGACGACGAGAACGTTCACCTTGTGATGGAGCTTTGTGCTGGCGGCGAGCTTTTTGATCGGATCGTGGCGAGAGGACACTACAGCGAGCGCGCGGCGGCGAACGTGGCAAGGACAATTGCAGAGGTGGTGAGGATGTGCCACGTCAACGGTGTCATGCATCGGGACCTGAAGCCGGAGAATTTCTTGTTTGCGAATAAGAAGGAGAACTCGGTTCTTAAGGCCATTGACTTTGGACTCTCCGTGTTCTTCAAGCCTG GAGAGAGGTTTACGGAGATCGTTGGGAGTCCGTACTATATGGCGCCGGAGGTATTGAAGAGGAACTATGGGCCCGAAGTGGATGTGTGGAGTGCTGGCGTCATTCTTTATATTTTGTTGTGTGGAGTTCCTCCGTTTTGGGCAG AGACCGAACAAGGGGTTGCATTAGCAATTTTGAGGGGAGTGATTGACTTCAAGAGGGAGCCATGGCCGCAGATATCAGATAGTGCTAAGAGCCTCGTGAGGCAGATGCTGGAGCCTGATCCTAAGAAGCGGTTGACAGCGGAGCAGGTTCTTG AACATTCCTGGCTACAGAATGCAAAGAAAGCTTCAAATGTTCCGTTAGGAGATATTGTGAGGACAAGGCTTAAGCAGTTCTCCGTGATGAACAGATTCAAAAAGAGAGCTCTTCGG GTGATTGCTGAACATTTATCTGTTGAAGAGGTAGAAATAATCAAAGATATGTTTACATTGATGGATACTGACAGAGATGGCAAAGTAACGTACGAGGAACTTAAGGCCGGGTTGAAGAAGGTTGGTTCGCAATTGGCTGAGCCAGAGATAAGGATGCTGATGGAAGTG GATACTTTTATTTCCTACCAATGGCTCAGGCTGATGTTGATGGGAATGGAGTACTGGACTATGGAGAGTTTGTAG